The following proteins are encoded in a genomic region of Candidatus Methylospira mobilis:
- a CDS encoding HD domain-containing phosphohydrolase, with the protein MAKKGKILAVDDTPASLKLLSNLLQEEGYEVRAAINGELALKSAISNPPELVLLDIRMPDMDGFEVCRRLKEHPKTRGAPVIFVTALSETEEKVQGFALGAVDFVTKPYQREELLARVQAHLEINRLRNHLEEMVEDRTSKLKESMLDFITAIAATVEMRDPYTAGHQRRAAGLAAAIAREMQLPEDQIEGIYLAGVVHDIGKIRVPAEILCKPGRLSATEYCLIKEHPEAGYEILKPINFPWPIPQIVLQHQERQNGSGYPQGLSETEILLEARILAVADVVEAMMSHRPYRPGRGVDAALEEITRNRGALYDPLAVDACLKLFRERDYQFPD; encoded by the coding sequence ATGGCTAAAAAAGGTAAAATTCTTGCCGTCGATGACACTCCGGCCTCTCTGAAATTGTTGTCGAACCTCCTCCAGGAGGAAGGTTATGAGGTACGCGCAGCCATTAACGGGGAACTGGCCTTGAAGTCCGCGATCAGTAACCCGCCTGAACTGGTTTTGCTCGATATTCGCATGCCCGATATGGATGGCTTCGAAGTCTGCCGGAGACTCAAGGAGCACCCTAAAACCCGTGGCGCACCGGTGATTTTCGTCACCGCCCTGTCCGAAACCGAAGAAAAAGTGCAAGGATTTGCCTTGGGGGCCGTGGATTTTGTCACAAAACCCTATCAGCGCGAAGAGTTGCTGGCCAGGGTCCAAGCCCACCTCGAAATTAACCGTCTGCGCAACCATCTGGAAGAAATGGTGGAAGATCGCACCAGCAAGCTAAAGGAAAGCATGCTGGACTTCATCACCGCGATCGCCGCCACAGTCGAAATGCGCGACCCCTACACTGCCGGACATCAGCGCCGTGCGGCCGGCCTCGCTGCCGCTATCGCCAGAGAGATGCAATTGCCGGAAGATCAGATCGAGGGAATCTATCTTGCCGGCGTAGTGCACGACATCGGCAAGATACGGGTTCCGGCCGAAATACTCTGCAAACCGGGACGGCTGAGCGCCACTGAATACTGTCTCATCAAGGAGCACCCGGAAGCTGGCTATGAAATACTCAAACCGATCAATTTTCCCTGGCCGATTCCCCAAATCGTATTGCAACACCAGGAACGGCAAAACGGGTCGGGTTATCCGCAGGGGCTCAGCGAGACGGAAATCCTGCTGGAAGCCAGGATTCTGGCGGTCGCCGACGTAGTAGAAGCCATGATGTCGCACCGCCCCTATCGCCCTGGACGGGGTGTCGATGCCGCGCTGGAGGAAATCACCCGTAACAGAGGCGCGCTTTACGATCCCCTGGCGGTGGATGCCTGCCTGAAACTTTTTCGGGAACGGGACTATCAGTTTCCGGACTGA
- a CDS encoding ABC-F family ATPase, producing the protein MLITNNLSIQFGAKPLFENVSVKFGEGNRYGLIGANGCGKSTFMKILASVLEPSAGNISLDSNERMAWLKQDQFAYEDRRVLDVVMMGHEEMWRAMQERDAIYANPDASEDDYMRAAELESEFAEYDGYTAEARAGELLLGVGIPIGQHNGPMSAVAPGWKLRVLLVQALFSNPDVLLLDEPTNNLDINTIRWLEDVLNNRTCTMIIISHDRHFLNQVCTHIADMDYGKLTVYPGNYDDYMEASTLARTRQLTDNAKARERVAELQDFVRRFSANASKARQATSRARQIEKIKIEDIQPSSRQYSFIRFEYDEREKLHRQALDVTELSKGFDRSLFENLNLRIEAGERVAIIGENGVGKTTLLRCLATDLEPDHGGVKWVEKANIGYFAQDHAADFNNSMKLDEWMQQWMRPGDDEQTVRGILGRLLFSGDDVKKPVRVLSGGEQGRMLFGKLILQRPNVLLMDEPTNHMDMESIESLNTALDKYKGTLIFVSHDRAFVGSLATRILEIRDGKVIDFNGNYEDYLASQGVV; encoded by the coding sequence TTGCTTATCACCAATAACCTCAGCATCCAATTCGGAGCCAAGCCGCTTTTCGAAAATGTTTCCGTCAAGTTTGGCGAAGGCAACCGTTACGGCCTGATCGGCGCCAACGGCTGCGGTAAATCCACCTTTATGAAAATTCTGGCTTCGGTGCTGGAGCCGAGCGCCGGCAATATTTCGCTAGACAGTAATGAGCGCATGGCATGGCTTAAGCAGGATCAGTTTGCCTATGAAGATAGGCGCGTACTGGATGTGGTCATGATGGGACATGAGGAAATGTGGCGCGCGATGCAGGAGCGCGACGCCATATACGCCAACCCGGATGCAAGCGAAGATGATTACATGCGGGCGGCGGAGCTGGAGTCCGAGTTCGCCGAATACGACGGTTATACGGCGGAAGCGCGCGCCGGCGAGTTGTTGCTGGGCGTCGGCATACCGATCGGCCAGCACAACGGCCCGATGAGCGCGGTCGCGCCCGGCTGGAAACTGCGCGTACTGCTGGTGCAGGCGCTGTTTTCCAATCCGGATGTGCTGCTGCTGGACGAACCGACCAACAACCTCGATATCAACACCATACGCTGGCTGGAAGACGTGCTCAACAACCGCACCTGCACCATGATCATCATCTCGCATGACCGGCATTTCCTCAATCAGGTCTGTACCCATATCGCGGACATGGACTACGGCAAGCTGACCGTTTACCCGGGCAATTACGACGATTATATGGAAGCCTCGACGCTGGCGCGCACGCGTCAGCTTACCGATAACGCCAAGGCCAGGGAGCGCGTCGCCGAGCTGCAGGATTTCGTGCGGCGCTTTTCCGCCAATGCTTCCAAGGCGCGTCAGGCGACTTCGCGCGCCAGACAGATCGAAAAAATCAAGATCGAGGATATTCAGCCTTCCAGCCGCCAGTATTCCTTTATTCGTTTCGAGTACGATGAACGCGAAAAGCTGCACCGTCAGGCGCTGGATGTGACGGAGCTGAGCAAGGGGTTTGACCGTTCGTTATTCGAGAACCTTAATTTACGTATCGAGGCGGGCGAGCGCGTGGCCATTATCGGCGAAAACGGTGTCGGTAAAACCACGCTGCTGCGCTGTCTGGCAACGGATCTGGAACCGGATCACGGTGGCGTCAAATGGGTGGAGAAAGCCAATATCGGCTATTTCGCACAGGACCATGCCGCCGATTTCAATAATAGTATGAAGCTGGACGAGTGGATGCAGCAGTGGATGCGCCCCGGCGACGACGAGCAGACGGTGCGCGGCATCCTCGGCCGTTTGCTGTTTTCCGGCGACGACGTGAAGAAACCGGTGCGCGTGCTTTCCGGCGGAGAACAGGGACGCATGCTGTTCGGCAAGCTGATACTGCAGCGTCCCAACGTATTGTTGATGGACGAGCCCACCAACCACATGGACATGGAATCGATCGAATCGCTGAACACCGCGCTCGACAAATACAAGGGCACGCTGATTTTCGTCAGCCACGATCGCGCCTTTGTCGGATCGCTGGCTACCCGCATTCTGGAGATACGTGACGGCAAGGTCATCGATTTCAATGGCAATTATGAGGATTATCTTGCCAGTCAGGGTGTGGTGTAA
- a CDS encoding PilN domain-containing protein translates to MFDLPSLLKTEFDYNAFLRWWGLQLGFLAPEGVRNFLWPRRPSLLIRPMSGQLLVFVYENDNLQELGLFPIDETGAQARDALFAKNPYLCDTDQVLMLTQDVSLLRRCKLPHAAIENLHQVVGFELDRLTPFKPEQVYYSARILERIKESKQLRVEVALVLRDTLDPLLQAMHRCGWKPFRADIDEGVALTRRHELLPEAFRIPRKRGPWWVAAAAGGVLMAIAGIALWLPLTMGETMASRLQAEIKAGNKVVAEVEALKTGAEKIRINANFIRRKKREEPRMLDMLEELTRILPDDTWLNGLQYDEHKLLVQGQSPNSTELIEKLEVSPYFQDVKFASPITKDANRIERFQISAAVINGQAN, encoded by the coding sequence ATGTTTGACTTACCCTCGTTGCTGAAAACTGAATTCGACTACAATGCTTTTTTGCGATGGTGGGGGTTGCAGCTCGGTTTTTTAGCACCTGAGGGCGTCCGGAATTTTTTGTGGCCGCGGCGTCCTTCGCTACTGATACGCCCGATGTCGGGGCAATTGTTGGTTTTCGTGTATGAAAACGATAATCTGCAGGAGTTGGGGTTATTTCCAATCGATGAAACGGGCGCACAGGCGCGCGACGCCTTGTTTGCCAAAAACCCCTATCTGTGCGATACCGATCAGGTGCTGATGTTGACACAGGATGTGTCTTTGCTGCGCCGTTGCAAGCTGCCCCACGCCGCGATAGAAAACCTGCATCAGGTTGTCGGCTTCGAGCTCGATAGGTTGACGCCGTTCAAACCGGAGCAAGTGTATTACAGCGCCCGAATTTTGGAGCGTATAAAGGAAAGCAAACAATTGCGAGTCGAGGTCGCGCTGGTGCTGCGTGACACGCTCGATCCCCTGCTTCAGGCGATGCATCGATGCGGCTGGAAGCCCTTTCGCGCTGATATAGATGAGGGCGTTGCGTTGACCCGGCGCCATGAGTTGCTGCCCGAAGCCTTTCGCATCCCCAGAAAGCGGGGGCCGTGGTGGGTCGCTGCCGCGGCGGGGGGCGTGTTGATGGCGATAGCGGGTATCGCCCTGTGGTTGCCGCTTACGATGGGGGAGACTATGGCAAGCCGTCTGCAAGCGGAAATTAAAGCGGGAAACAAGGTTGTGGCGGAGGTTGAAGCATTAAAAACAGGAGCGGAAAAGATAAGGATCAACGCTAATTTTATACGCCGTAAAAAGCGGGAAGAACCGCGCATGCTCGATATGCTGGAAGAACTGACGCGTATATTGCCGGACGATACGTGGTTGAACGGTTTGCAATACGATGAACACAAGCTGCTTGTGCAGGGACAGTCTCCGAATTCGACGGAATTGATCGAAAAACTGGAGGTTTCCCCTTATTTTCAGGACGTGAAGTTCGCCTCGCCTATAACCAAGGATGCCAACCGGATTGAACGCTTTCAGATTTCCGCTGCGGTGATTAATGGTCAGGCTAATTAA
- the gspM gene encoding type II secretion system protein GspM yields MVRLIKITFDKSRLLALGLLAGIAGLFFFVAVLPVLGQRAEYAASIENSIFRLQRLNGLIAKKDYWQEELDRAKQQDQQEFQFIFRETSSLASADMQAQIGEIIKDARGELISTQTLPDEMEEKFVRVGIKVRMTGSTRTLRKVLYYVKATYFDSTKPALFVESLSIRPIRLSQTLSNGVVAPVMEKLSIEFDVVGYMHPGSQ; encoded by the coding sequence ATGGTCAGGCTAATTAAAATAACATTCGATAAGTCTCGTCTGCTTGCATTGGGGTTGCTGGCGGGAATTGCCGGATTGTTTTTCTTTGTGGCCGTTCTGCCGGTGCTGGGACAACGAGCGGAATATGCCGCATCTATCGAAAATTCGATTTTCCGCCTGCAGCGGCTCAATGGCCTGATTGCGAAAAAAGATTACTGGCAAGAAGAGCTTGACCGTGCAAAACAGCAGGATCAGCAGGAGTTCCAGTTTATCTTCAGAGAAACGTCTTCGCTGGCATCCGCCGACATGCAGGCGCAAATCGGCGAAATCATTAAGGACGCCAGAGGAGAGTTGATTAGTACCCAGACGCTGCCGGACGAAATGGAGGAAAAGTTTGTCCGGGTTGGAATCAAGGTGCGCATGACGGGAAGTACGCGAACCTTGAGAAAGGTGCTTTATTATGTCAAGGCAACTTATTTCGACTCCACTAAACCGGCTTTGTTCGTTGAAAGTCTCAGTATCCGTCCGATACGGCTTAGTCAAACGCTCTCCAATGGCGTCGTCGCGCCAGTTATGGAAAAATTGAGTATCGAATTCGATGTGGTTGGCTATATGCATCCGGGGTCGCAATGA